One Gimesia aquarii DNA segment encodes these proteins:
- a CDS encoding metallophosphoesterase — translation MEHESYRGVLLIGDPHIEGRVPGFRKDDYPQVVLEKLSWCLKTAKEQMLLPVILGDLFHVPRDNQNWLLCQLMTLFDPPVYGIYGNHDCRENQLTEHDTLSILVEAGKYRLLSEETPWQGTMQGRKVIVGGTSWGKKLPKSVEFQSEDVSPLIIWVTHHDLIVPGYEEQGHFKPFEMVGVDYVINGHIHRSLADVKKGQTTWVTPGNIIRRSRSDASRAHVPSVLKLEVTDKGWERTVLEVPHQPFDEVFFEEVIEESETGVPSAFISGLAELQSRRTDTGAGLQFFLEKNLEQFNSTVADEIQKLASEVSSHVNE, via the coding sequence ATGGAACATGAGTCATACCGTGGTGTGCTGTTGATTGGCGACCCGCATATTGAAGGGAGAGTTCCCGGCTTTCGCAAAGATGACTATCCACAAGTCGTACTGGAGAAACTCAGCTGGTGTCTGAAAACTGCAAAGGAGCAGATGCTCTTGCCTGTGATTTTGGGGGATCTGTTTCATGTACCGCGCGACAATCAAAACTGGTTGCTGTGTCAGTTAATGACACTTTTTGATCCCCCCGTCTATGGGATTTATGGAAATCATGACTGTCGAGAGAACCAGCTCACAGAACACGACACACTCAGTATCTTGGTAGAAGCGGGCAAGTATCGTCTTCTTTCAGAAGAAACGCCCTGGCAGGGGACGATGCAGGGCCGCAAGGTGATCGTCGGGGGTACGTCCTGGGGTAAGAAATTACCTAAATCTGTGGAGTTCCAGAGTGAAGATGTTTCACCTTTGATCATTTGGGTCACGCATCACGATCTGATTGTCCCCGGTTATGAGGAACAGGGGCATTTTAAGCCTTTTGAAATGGTTGGCGTCGATTATGTGATCAATGGTCACATTCACCGTTCGCTGGCAGATGTGAAAAAAGGGCAGACCACCTGGGTCACACCCGGGAACATCATTCGCAGATCGCGCAGCGATGCTTCACGAGCCCACGTTCCCTCTGTACTGAAGCTGGAAGTGACAGACAAGGGCTGGGAACGTACCGTACTCGAAGTCCCACATCAGCCTTTTGATGAAGTTTTCTTTGAAGAAGTCATCGAAGAATCAGAAACGGGAGTGCCCTCTGCCTTTATTTCCGGTTTGGCGGAATTACAATCGAGAAGAACGGATACCGGGGCTGGTTTACAGTTCTTCCTGGAAAAGAATCTGGAACAGTTCAATTCAACAGTTGCAGATGAGATACAAAAATTAGCAAGTGAGGTTTCCAGTCATGTCAACGAGTAA
- a CDS encoding DNA repair protein, producing MTETFSSSESSNSQQELRSPKALQRRCWELDAVRKQKIKEAAQLSDQMQETEQYLATSEEVTEALEALSSQLFEQQLALIQEKLTIALQEVLEQPLKLNAVAEWKRNGASVEFQIERDGNLEDIIRGQGGSVANILSVGLRMFALMTLDESEHRRVLVLDEQDCWLRPDLVPRLVKIIHEAGQALGFQIIMISHHDPTLFERYADCIYQFTPSAGGVQVQRIETDWQMSD from the coding sequence ATGACCGAAACATTTTCCAGTTCGGAATCCTCCAACTCCCAACAGGAGTTGCGTTCCCCCAAAGCATTGCAGCGTCGATGTTGGGAACTGGATGCGGTCCGTAAACAGAAAATCAAAGAGGCAGCACAACTCTCCGATCAAATGCAGGAAACAGAGCAATACCTTGCGACTTCTGAGGAGGTGACTGAAGCCTTGGAGGCACTGAGTTCACAGCTCTTTGAACAACAATTGGCGTTGATACAGGAAAAGCTGACGATTGCCCTGCAGGAAGTGTTAGAACAACCTTTGAAGCTAAATGCTGTTGCAGAATGGAAACGTAACGGAGCCAGTGTTGAATTTCAGATCGAGCGCGATGGGAATCTGGAAGATATTATCAGAGGTCAGGGGGGCTCGGTTGCGAATATCCTGTCGGTTGGTTTACGGATGTTTGCCTTAATGACACTGGATGAGTCAGAACACAGGCGGGTCCTGGTGCTGGATGAGCAGGATTGCTGGTTGCGACCAGATCTGGTACCTCGACTAGTAAAAATTATTCACGAAGCAGGACAAGCGCTCGGTTTTCAAATTATTATGATCAGTCACCATGATCCCACGCTGTTTGAACGATACGCAGATTGTATTTACCAGTTTACCCCTTCTGCAGGGGGGGTTCAGGTTCAACGGATTGAAACCGATTGGCAAATGAGTGACTGA
- a CDS encoding POT family MFS transporter → MAQTKYKTSPVSTTKMPAGIPYIVGNEAAERFSFYGMRGILVVFMTKYILNASGEPDYMSKGDASAIFHLFVAAAYFFPLLGSLLSDVLWGKYKTILVLSIVYCLGHLALAIDVTRTGLYLGLILISIGAGGIKPCVSAHVGDQFGNGNKHLLSKVFGWFYLAINLGAFFSSLLIPEVLRTYGPHYAFGIPGLLMFIATILFWMGRNKFVHIPPSGWEKFRKETFGKEGLQALLNLSVLYYVFLPVFWALFDQTGSSWVLQGLQMTSSKIAGFELTAAKVQAFNPLFILILVPTFSYLVYPLIDKVFPLTPLRKISIGFFLAAASFAISALIQIQIDANPTSPPHLLWQAVPYFVLTAGEVMVSITCLEFSYTQAPKSMKSFIMSLYFLSVTVGNLLTAGVNKFNIIDKETSYLEGADYFWFFSGIMFVAAVLFIFVAKHYRGKTYIQGDESDTSLAQEEGVQ, encoded by the coding sequence ATGGCACAGACGAAATACAAGACGAGCCCGGTATCAACTACAAAAATGCCTGCCGGAATTCCTTATATTGTGGGGAACGAAGCAGCTGAGCGCTTCAGCTTTTACGGCATGCGGGGGATTTTGGTTGTCTTTATGACCAAATACATTCTCAATGCCAGTGGTGAGCCAGACTATATGTCGAAGGGCGATGCGTCTGCCATCTTTCATCTCTTCGTTGCTGCCGCCTATTTTTTTCCGCTGTTGGGTTCACTACTCTCAGATGTGCTCTGGGGGAAATATAAAACGATATTGGTGCTTTCCATTGTCTACTGTCTCGGCCATTTGGCTTTAGCCATTGATGTGACTCGTACTGGGCTTTACCTGGGCCTGATTCTGATCTCGATTGGTGCCGGCGGGATTAAACCCTGTGTTTCAGCACATGTGGGAGACCAGTTTGGTAATGGGAACAAGCATTTACTCAGTAAAGTCTTTGGCTGGTTTTATCTGGCCATTAATCTGGGAGCCTTCTTTTCTTCTCTGCTCATTCCCGAAGTCTTAAGAACCTATGGTCCACATTACGCATTCGGAATCCCAGGACTGTTGATGTTCATCGCCACGATTCTGTTCTGGATGGGGCGTAATAAATTTGTGCATATTCCTCCATCCGGTTGGGAAAAGTTTCGAAAAGAGACATTTGGCAAAGAGGGATTACAGGCCTTACTGAATTTATCGGTCCTCTATTATGTTTTCCTACCTGTATTCTGGGCATTATTCGATCAGACGGGATCTTCCTGGGTGTTGCAGGGGTTGCAGATGACTTCATCTAAAATCGCAGGTTTTGAGCTCACAGCCGCGAAAGTCCAGGCATTCAATCCCCTTTTCATTCTTATTTTAGTACCGACGTTTTCGTATCTCGTTTATCCTCTGATTGATAAAGTTTTCCCACTGACACCCTTGCGAAAAATATCCATTGGATTTTTTTTAGCGGCCGCCTCATTTGCCATCAGTGCGCTCATCCAGATTCAAATTGATGCAAATCCGACAAGCCCTCCTCATCTTCTCTGGCAGGCGGTACCTTATTTTGTGCTGACGGCAGGTGAAGTGATGGTTTCCATCACCTGTTTGGAGTTTTCGTATACCCAGGCTCCAAAATCGATGAAATCGTTTATTATGTCGCTCTATTTTCTCTCAGTGACAGTTGGGAATTTACTGACAGCGGGTGTGAATAAATTCAATATAATTGATAAAGAGACTTCCTATCTGGAAGGGGCCGACTATTTCTGGTTCTTTTCCGGAATCATGTTTGTGGCGGCGGTCCTGTTTATCTTTGTAGCAAAACACTATCGTGGTAAGACCTATATTCAGGGCGATGAATCCGACACATCGCTGGCTCAGGAAGAAGGGGTTCAATAA
- a CDS encoding HlyD family efflux transporter periplasmic adaptor subunit yields MTSTQSPSQTRERVVRIAREIEEFAHSNVAPETFFREFLRRVVAGLGATAGAAWLIDESGRLAIKSEVNLADTGFYEEPEAILKNQRLLSDVLSTAEARIFTADSDTDVHLPTDNLIVVAALSIRKKPVGVIEIFQRPNSPKQAHPGYLQFVEQMSGYASHYLAEHEKASKTDASLEVWEEVDQFVLQLHRSLDLSEVGATVVNDGRQLLNADRVSLAMQYGKKTVITAINGQDKVNKRANTVRLLSKLSNKVLSMRETFIYSGAVDAIPPQIEEPLADYLQESGTRMILIVPLFEPDKMIKHDEEALSGRKSDVPKKLIGGLIVEQITDSQPRPHLENHAELLSGHIATGIANSRSYESIFLMPFWRFIGRCFAALRGKTLVKTLLILAVIIAVGITLALVPYDYRVSCDGRLMPTIQREVFTNWEGEVVDIHVESGQRVKKGDLLVEIRNDELKAEVLGVKNELRGLALQLQATVANLQTGNDKRPNKDIIELTGKRNELRTEIFGLKKHLEILEGRLAKLNVKAPIDGVVTTFQIEQLLKDRPVQRGELLLEIMDDTGPWQLELDVEEKRMGHILKAMDRKGDIDLPVEFILATSNELSYEGEVTEISTRANQSEETGSIVETYATFEKEKLPSLRIGAEVSAKIDCGQRSLFYVLFGDVVETCRRFFWL; encoded by the coding sequence ATGACAAGCACTCAATCACCCAGCCAGACCCGTGAACGTGTTGTTCGTATCGCACGGGAAATTGAAGAGTTCGCTCATTCAAATGTGGCACCGGAAACATTTTTCCGTGAGTTTCTCCGCAGGGTCGTTGCCGGCCTCGGGGCAACGGCAGGTGCTGCTTGGTTAATTGATGAGAGTGGTCGGCTCGCGATCAAAAGCGAAGTCAATCTGGCTGACACTGGTTTTTATGAAGAGCCGGAAGCCATTCTGAAGAACCAACGATTATTGTCTGATGTCTTATCCACCGCCGAAGCACGCATTTTTACCGCTGATAGTGACACTGATGTGCATTTACCCACGGATAACCTGATTGTCGTCGCTGCCTTATCGATTCGGAAAAAGCCGGTTGGTGTGATTGAAATCTTCCAACGCCCAAATTCTCCCAAACAGGCCCATCCCGGTTATTTGCAATTTGTGGAGCAAATGTCTGGTTATGCGTCGCACTATCTGGCAGAACACGAGAAAGCCAGTAAAACCGATGCCTCACTGGAAGTTTGGGAAGAAGTCGACCAGTTTGTGTTGCAACTGCATCGCAGCCTGGATTTATCAGAAGTGGGCGCTACGGTAGTTAATGATGGCAGGCAACTACTGAATGCAGACCGAGTGAGTCTCGCCATGCAGTACGGTAAAAAAACAGTTATCACTGCCATTAATGGTCAGGATAAAGTAAACAAACGCGCGAACACCGTAAGACTACTCTCCAAGCTCTCGAATAAAGTGCTTTCGATGCGGGAGACCTTTATTTATTCAGGAGCCGTGGATGCAATTCCACCTCAAATTGAGGAACCACTGGCAGATTATCTGCAGGAAAGTGGGACCCGTATGATTTTGATCGTACCACTCTTTGAGCCTGACAAAATGATTAAACATGATGAAGAGGCTTTAAGCGGTCGAAAAAGTGACGTGCCGAAAAAGTTGATTGGTGGGCTGATCGTCGAACAGATTACCGATAGTCAACCAAGGCCACATTTAGAAAATCATGCAGAATTGTTATCCGGCCATATTGCCACTGGTATCGCGAATTCACGTAGTTACGAAAGTATCTTCCTGATGCCGTTCTGGAGATTCATCGGTCGTTGCTTTGCAGCCTTGCGTGGGAAAACCCTGGTAAAAACTCTGCTGATTCTTGCAGTCATCATTGCTGTCGGAATCACACTCGCTTTGGTGCCCTATGATTATCGTGTTTCTTGTGATGGCAGATTGATGCCCACAATCCAACGCGAAGTGTTTACCAACTGGGAAGGTGAGGTGGTTGACATTCATGTGGAAAGTGGCCAGCGTGTGAAAAAAGGAGATCTGCTGGTCGAAATCCGCAATGACGAATTAAAAGCAGAAGTACTAGGTGTAAAAAACGAACTCAGAGGTTTAGCATTACAATTGCAAGCCACGGTCGCAAATTTACAAACAGGAAATGACAAACGGCCAAACAAGGATATTATCGAGTTAACTGGTAAAAGGAATGAACTACGAACTGAAATCTTTGGGCTCAAAAAACACCTTGAGATTCTAGAGGGTCGCCTTGCTAAATTGAATGTCAAAGCTCCCATTGATGGTGTGGTCACCACGTTCCAAATTGAACAACTTTTAAAAGACCGTCCCGTTCAACGTGGTGAATTACTACTGGAAATTATGGACGATACGGGCCCCTGGCAGTTGGAACTCGATGTGGAAGAAAAGCGGATGGGACATATTCTCAAAGCGATGGATCGAAAAGGAGACATCGACTTGCCCGTAGAATTCATTCTGGCCACTTCGAACGAATTAAGCTATGAAGGCGAAGTGACTGAGATTTCGACACGTGCTAATCAATCCGAAGAAACTGGTAGTATTGTGGAAACCTATGCGACATTTGAAAAAGAAAAATTGCCTTCGTTACGCATTGGAGCGGAAGTCAGCGCTAAAATTGATTGCGGACAACGCAGTCTGTTCTACGTTCTGTTTGGCGATGTTGTAGAAACCTGCCGACGCTTCTTCTGGCTATAG
- a CDS encoding efflux RND transporter periplasmic adaptor subunit encodes MKLNLAKTFCCAILLIGTSWILTESSSNAGEQPQNRSDSAAPVSAITINECRIKLIDRVILGSDRPGVLDYVEPSEGEKVKKGQEIAALKTESLKAARKTAETRATNDIEIRYSKKARDTSYVELEINLDINKRVPGTITPLDIKRLELNAEKSDLQIEQAEMEFLMNKLQLEEIDAQLKETKIIAPFDGVVTKKFRSTGEVVRHGDEVLELVSTKRVKVEGYVNIQDTWKFHEGTPVEVEVDIPGIRLPIEDRKYHGKITFIDVEVEPIHGKSIKVWAEVENLDNVLKAGYMATMKILPDKSDSKVAQETSVKK; translated from the coding sequence ATGAAGTTAAACTTAGCGAAGACTTTTTGCTGTGCGATACTGTTAATTGGGACAAGTTGGATCTTGACCGAAAGCAGTTCGAATGCAGGTGAACAACCGCAGAATAGATCGGATTCAGCAGCACCTGTTTCTGCCATTACAATCAATGAATGCCGCATTAAGTTAATTGATCGCGTCATTTTAGGTAGTGATCGACCTGGTGTCTTGGATTACGTAGAGCCCAGTGAAGGGGAAAAAGTCAAAAAAGGGCAGGAGATTGCCGCGTTAAAAACGGAATCACTTAAAGCGGCACGCAAAACAGCCGAAACGCGTGCCACAAATGATATTGAGATTCGTTACTCCAAAAAAGCCAGAGACACTTCTTATGTTGAATTGGAAATCAATCTGGATATTAACAAACGCGTCCCAGGCACTATTACACCACTGGATATCAAGCGTTTGGAACTGAATGCCGAAAAGAGCGATTTACAAATTGAACAGGCTGAGATGGAATTCCTGATGAATAAATTGCAGCTTGAAGAAATCGACGCTCAGCTCAAAGAAACTAAGATTATTGCACCCTTTGACGGGGTTGTGACTAAAAAATTCCGCTCCACTGGCGAAGTCGTACGTCATGGAGATGAAGTGTTGGAGTTAGTCAGCACGAAACGGGTTAAAGTCGAAGGTTACGTAAATATTCAAGATACGTGGAAGTTTCATGAGGGAACTCCGGTTGAAGTCGAAGTGGACATTCCCGGAATCCGTTTACCCATCGAAGATCGAAAATATCATGGAAAAATTACATTTATCGATGTCGAAGTTGAGCCCATTCATGGAAAGTCTATCAAAGTTTGGGCAGAAGTGGAGAATCTCGACAATGTTCTGAAAGCTGGGTATATGGCCACGATGAAGATCCTGCCCGATAAGTCAGACAGCAAAGTCGCTCAGGAAACATCGGTTAAAAAGTAA